GGTCCCGGTCACTGGTCAAGGTTGATGCAGGCACGAAGGCGGAAGCACCATTGGCCGCCAGGCGCACTCTCAGTCCGCCGCGTCGAATATCGACGATTTCGGCAGCGAACCCACGACCCTCGCGAGCGGCTTCGCTCAGATAACGAACATAGAGCCAGTCCTTGACGTCGCGTTCGGCGAGACGATTGAGGCGTCGGCGCTCGCCAAGGTGTTCGGTCAGGGTTTCAGTGGCTGCAGTCGATGGGGTTTCTTCGCGCAATACCTGCTTGATCAGGCGGTGGTTGAACATGTCACCGTATTTTCGGATCGGCGATGTCCAGGTGGCATATGCGGGCACCCCCATGCCGAAATGTGGCCCGGGTTCACTGGATACACCGGCAAAACCCTGCAGGCGTCGCAAGCGAGCATCCAGCCAGGCATTGTTATGCGTATCCAGAGTACGGCGCAGGGTACGGTAACCCTCAACGCCCATCAGCTGTTCGCGGGAGGCCTCGATGGACTGGGCGGCGAGCAGCTGAACAGCCTGATCGGCGCGCTCCTCGGTAAATCCCTGATGAACGTTGTAGATACCATGGCCGACATGACGCTTCAGGAAATCGGCACAGCTGAGATTGGCCGCAATCATCGCCTCTTCGATCATGCGATGAGCAATGCGTCTTGGCTCCGCGACGATATCGAGCACATTACCCGCCTCATCAAGCTTGAAGACGTAGTCGGGCCGATCGGGGAAGACCAGCGCATGCTGCTCGCGCCACTGCTGACGCGCTCGGGTAAAACCTTCAAGCTGGCGCAGCTGTTGAGCAATGCTCTCTGACTCGGGCTGCCATTCTCCCTGAGCTTCCAGCCAGTCGGAGACCTGTTCATAGGTCAACCGCGCATGGGAGCGCACCGTGGCGGTGAAAAAGCGAGTCTCTGTGATGGTGCCATCACTATCGACCTCCAGCGTGGCGGCCAGAGCCAGACGGTCGGCATCCTGTTTCAGCGAGCAGAGATCGTCAGCCAGTGCCTCGGGGAGCATGGTAACGTTTCGCCCCGGAAGATAGACCGTGAAGGCGCGCTGACGAGCTTCACGATCAACGGCATCGTCGACGGCAATATAAGCCGTTGGGTCGGCGATCGCCACGGTTAGCCGGTACCCACCTTCACTGCGTGCCTCGATATACAGCGCATCGTCCATATCGGTAGTGGAGGCGCTGTCAATGGTGAAGAACGGCTGATCGCTCAGGTCGGTGCGCGTCAGCGACTCCTCGAGTTGAGGCCACTGCTCGGCACCACTCGGAGAGGCCTGCTCCAGTGCATGTCGTGCCAGTGTGACCCGCCAGGGAACCGAGGGGTCCGAAGAAGTGGCAATGACTTCATCGATCTGACAGAAGAAACTGCGATCATCGGCGCGCAGCGGATGGCGCAACAAACGGGCCACTACCCAGTCGCCTTCGTTCATGGCCGCTTCATCCAGCTGGCGATGAACCCGCGCACGAATGGCAGTTTTGATCGACGGATGATCGGGAACCACCGACAGCTTGCCTTCGCGCTTTTGAACCCGACCGATGAATCGATCAAGACCGGCCTCGATCAGGCTGTCAGGGGCCACGCTCTTGCGCTCGTCGGCTTCATGAATCACCGCTTCAATGCGGTCACCATGCATGACCTGCTTCATCGCCGGCGGTGGAATGAACAGCGACTGGCCGTCGTCGGTTTCAAGAAAGCCGAAGCCTTTCTCGGTACCCTTGACCACGCCGGTAGCACGCGGCGTGTTGTCACGAATCTGTTGCTTGAGTTGAGCAAGCGCGGAGTTATTCTGCAGCATCTCGATCGGTCGATTGGCGGGTCGGGCGCCCACTATACGTTCTGGCCGGGGCCCGCGAAAGGGGGCAGCCCCGAGCGAAGTAACCGTTTGATGAGATAAGCGTTCGCTCAGCGAATGGCCTCGTCAATGGCCTGATCGCCGTCGAGTAACACGAATTCGCGATGCTCGACCTGCTGTCGCTCGAGCAGGGTGGCTATCACCCGTGCCACATTATCGCGAGAGATATCTTCCCCATCAGCCTCTTCACGAGAGTGTGCGATGCGACCACTGCCGGGAGCGTCGGTCAGACGTCCCGGACGCAGGATGACATGCTCGAGTCCCGAGTGCATGAGGTAGGCATCGGCGGCTCGTTTGGCGGCCAGATAGGGACGCAACCGCTCGGGACCGGCAAGCGGGTCGGTATGACGGGTGCTGACCATGATGAAGCGCTTTACGCCCTGCTCGCGAGCGATGTCGATAGCGCGCATGGCGCCATTGAGATCAATCATCAGTGTCTGTTCAGGCCCGGTCGAACCTCCGGAGCCGGCCGTAAAGACGACCTGGTCGCAGCCTGCAAAAGCGGCCGTCATGTCACCGGACAGATCACCCTGCACGGTGTCGATACCCAGCTTTTCGAAAAAGGAGCGCTGACTCTCATGGCGGATCATGGCGCGTATTGATAGGTGCCCGCTCGGCACACTGCTGGCAGAGGCGACGGCCGATCTGGCCGTTGGCACCGATAATCAGAGTGGTCATGACATGGCTTCCTGTAATGAGTGAAAGGCCTCGACGCTTTATCGCAGGGCCCTGAGCGCCGTGCCACTGATCCTTGCAGAATAGGGTCATGCACTACAGGCGTCGACCATGGTCGAAGTGGTATGCAATTGGTATTGCTAAAGAGGCCCTGTGGTGTCAGATTGGTCCGCGTTGCAAGGAGCGAAAACCTCATGAACTGGATGGCGGAACTGGTACTGGATGAAGAGAGCGCCACCCCGCTTTATCGTCAGCTGGCAGCGCAGCTGATTGGTGCAATCAACCGGCGTTGCGTGCAACGCGGCGAAGCACTGCCTTCCGAACGGCGTTTGGCAAATCACTGCCGCATTTCCCGTATTACCGCACGCCGTGCGCTGGATGAAGTCATCGAGCTTGGGTTGGCTGAACGCAATCGTGGTGCCGGTACTTTTGTAACTCCCCGGGTGGAAACACCGCTCAACCGTCTGACCGGGTTCTCTCAGGCGCTCGAGGCCCGGGGGCTGATGCCGCGCTCCCAATGGCTGATGCGTGATATCCGGGTGCCTGATGGCGATACTCTGATGCGTCTCGGACTGCGTCATGAAACCCCGGTGAGCTATTTCAAACGTCAGCGGCTGGCCGATGAGTCCATTGTAGCGGTAGAGGAGAGCTGGCTGCCCACCACGCTGATTTCCCGCCCCGAAGAGGTTGATCAGTCGCTCTATCATTATCTGGAAACACAGGGATATCGCATTGAACGGGCCCTGCAGCACGTCAGTGCGGTCAATGCCGATGCAGCACTGGCCGAGCTGGCCGGTGTTGAAACCGGAAAAGCATTGTTGCGCATTACCCGACTGGGCTACCTGGCGGATGAGCGTCCTGCCGAGCTGACCATCAGCTGGTGTCGGCCGGATCATTACGATGTGGTGGTAGAACTCGAACGGGAGACTCGGGAGCGAACATGAGGCAACTGGAAGGTAACCTGCTGACGCCGGAGGGCTGGCAGCTGGGACGGCTGAAATGGCGTAATGGCGTCATCGAGGCAATGGAAGGGGAGCCGGTCGATCCGGACGCCAATGAGGCGCCCCGCCTGATTCCGGGCTTCATCGATCTGCATGTGCATGGGGGCGGTGGCGCCGATGTCATGGAGGGCGGTGAAGCTGCCGCAACGCTGGCTCGGACTCATGCCCGATTTGGTACCACCAGTGTGTTGGCGACCACCATGACCGATAGTCGTGCCGCCATCGAGCAAGCACTGCGCGGGGTGCAGCGCGTCATGCTTGAGCCGCCCGAGCAGGCGGCCGACATCATGGGCGTTCATCTGGAAGGGCCCTTTATCAGCGATCGACGTCTCGGCGCACAACCTCCATACGCTCGGCCCGGCACTCGTGAAGAACTTGAAGCGCTGATGGCACTGGTACCGATTCGAGCCATTACCCTGGCCCCGGAGCTTGATGGGCATGAGGGGCTGATCGACTGGTTGAATCGGCAGGGCATCCGTGTCCAGATCGGTCACAGCGATGGGGATTATGAAACTGCCATAATGGCGCTGGGTCAGGGCGCTCACGGATTCACCCATCTTTATAACGCCATGCGTGGGTTGCATCACCGTGATCCGGGCATCGTGGGTGCAGCACTGGCGCAGGCATCCTTCGCTGAAATCATCCCCGACCTGGTGCATGTAGCGCCCGGTGCGGTACTGGCTGCACTGCGCGCCATCCCGGGTCTTTACGGTATTACTGATGCTACTGCGGCGGCCGGCATGCCCGAAGGGCAATACCGGCTGGGGGAGAATGATGTCTACAAGCGTGGCGATTCGGTACGCCTGGCGGATGGCACGCTGGCTGGTAGTGCACTGACCATGGATGTGGCCCTGCGTAACTGGATGGCGCTCGGCCTGCCACTGGCTGAGGCCTCAAGGCGTCTTTCCCTGCTGCCGGCACGCTATCTGGGATTGACCGATCGCGGTGCACTGGCGCCAGGCCAGCGAGCGGACATCGTCACGCTTGATCACGCAATGAATCTACAGGCGGTGCATGTGGCCGGTCGCGCCATCGAGTCGGTCGCCACAATACCCCATGACAGTGATCCTTCACCATGAATCCGGGAGAGCAGGCATGTCACTGATGCGTGAAGAGGCCCTGAGTGCCCCTGAACGGATTGCCTCACAATTGCGGGCCAATGAAACCGCTGTATACGCCCTGGCAGACAGACTGAAACAACAGCCACCGCGTGCGCTGCTGAGCGTGGCCCGAGGCAGCTCTGATCATGCCGCAGGCTATATCAGTTATCTGATCATGCAGTGCATGGGGATACCGGCCGCCTCGCTACCCTTGTCGCTGACCACGCTGGAAGAGACCGCCTGGCGAGTGGATGAAATGCTGGCGCTGGCCATTTCCCAGTCCGGCCAAAGCCCGGATCTGGTGGCCATGCAGCGTTCGCTGGGCGATGCCGGAGCCATGACTCTGGCCATGATCAACGCACCGGATTCACCACTGGCGGCTGTAAGCGAGACGACATTGGCGCTGCACGCCGGTGAAGAGCGCAGTGTCGCGGCAACCAAAAGCTTTCTGGCCACTCTGGCAGCAGGCGCTCAGCTGGTAGGTGCCTGGCGCAAGGATGAGACCCTGCTGCAGGCGCTCAAAAGTCTGCCTGAAAGACTGCGTGAATCGGCAGGCATGGACTGGTCGATCGCCGTCAATGCATTGCATGACGTCAGCCACATGATGGTGGTAGGACGAGGCAGCATGCTGGCCATTGCTCAGGAAGCGGCCCTCAAGTTCAAGGAAACCTGTGCCATTCAGGCCGAAGCCTTCAGCGGGGCCGAAATTCGGCATGGGCCAATGGCCCTGATCGAACAGGGCTATC
This DNA window, taken from Kushneria phosphatilytica, encodes the following:
- a CDS encoding exoribonuclease II; its protein translation is MLQNNSALAQLKQQIRDNTPRATGVVKGTEKGFGFLETDDGQSLFIPPPAMKQVMHGDRIEAVIHEADERKSVAPDSLIEAGLDRFIGRVQKREGKLSVVPDHPSIKTAIRARVHRQLDEAAMNEGDWVVARLLRHPLRADDRSFFCQIDEVIATSSDPSVPWRVTLARHALEQASPSGAEQWPQLEESLTRTDLSDQPFFTIDSASTTDMDDALYIEARSEGGYRLTVAIADPTAYIAVDDAVDREARQRAFTVYLPGRNVTMLPEALADDLCSLKQDADRLALAATLEVDSDGTITETRFFTATVRSHARLTYEQVSDWLEAQGEWQPESESIAQQLRQLEGFTRARQQWREQHALVFPDRPDYVFKLDEAGNVLDIVAEPRRIAHRMIEEAMIAANLSCADFLKRHVGHGIYNVHQGFTEERADQAVQLLAAQSIEASREQLMGVEGYRTLRRTLDTHNNAWLDARLRRLQGFAGVSSEPGPHFGMGVPAYATWTSPIRKYGDMFNHRLIKQVLREETPSTAATETLTEHLGERRRLNRLAERDVKDWLYVRYLSEAAREGRGFAAEIVDIRRGGLRVRLAANGASAFVPASTLTSDRDQLSIDEREGLIHIGGELRYRLGDPLNVVLSEAREETRSLVARPAE
- a CDS encoding NAD(P)-binding oxidoreductase — protein: MIRHESQRSFFEKLGIDTVQGDLSGDMTAAFAGCDQVVFTAGSGGSTGPEQTLMIDLNGAMRAIDIAREQGVKRFIMVSTRHTDPLAGPERLRPYLAAKRAADAYLMHSGLEHVILRPGRLTDAPGSGRIAHSREEADGEDISRDNVARVIATLLERQQVEHREFVLLDGDQAIDEAIR
- a CDS encoding GntR family transcriptional regulator; the encoded protein is MNWMAELVLDEESATPLYRQLAAQLIGAINRRCVQRGEALPSERRLANHCRISRITARRALDEVIELGLAERNRGAGTFVTPRVETPLNRLTGFSQALEARGLMPRSQWLMRDIRVPDGDTLMRLGLRHETPVSYFKRQRLADESIVAVEESWLPTTLISRPEEVDQSLYHYLETQGYRIERALQHVSAVNADAALAELAGVETGKALLRITRLGYLADERPAELTISWCRPDHYDVVVELERETRERT
- the nagA gene encoding N-acetylglucosamine-6-phosphate deacetylase; this encodes MRQLEGNLLTPEGWQLGRLKWRNGVIEAMEGEPVDPDANEAPRLIPGFIDLHVHGGGGADVMEGGEAAATLARTHARFGTTSVLATTMTDSRAAIEQALRGVQRVMLEPPEQAADIMGVHLEGPFISDRRLGAQPPYARPGTREELEALMALVPIRAITLAPELDGHEGLIDWLNRQGIRVQIGHSDGDYETAIMALGQGAHGFTHLYNAMRGLHHRDPGIVGAALAQASFAEIIPDLVHVAPGAVLAALRAIPGLYGITDATAAAGMPEGQYRLGENDVYKRGDSVRLADGTLAGSALTMDVALRNWMALGLPLAEASRRLSLLPARYLGLTDRGALAPGQRADIVTLDHAMNLQAVHVAGRAIESVATIPHDSDPSP
- a CDS encoding SIS domain-containing protein, translated to MSLMREEALSAPERIASQLRANETAVYALADRLKQQPPRALLSVARGSSDHAAGYISYLIMQCMGIPAASLPLSLTTLEETAWRVDEMLALAISQSGQSPDLVAMQRSLGDAGAMTLAMINAPDSPLAAVSETTLALHAGEERSVAATKSFLATLAAGAQLVGAWRKDETLLQALKSLPERLRESAGMDWSIAVNALHDVSHMMVVGRGSMLAIAQEAALKFKETCAIQAEAFSGAEIRHGPMALIEQGYPVLILAPPGAAQPDLRELAATFRGRGARVLLAADERVAERDLPLMCADHELLHPLCVIQSFYLMIEQLARARGLDPDHPRHLNKVTETR